A genomic segment from Pseudomonas sp. S09G 359 encodes:
- a CDS encoding sodium:solute symporter: MALDLFVVLIYAAGMLVLGYYGMRRAKTHEDYLVAGRNLGPTLYMGTMAATVLGGASTVGTVRLGYVHGISGFWLCAALGMGIIALNLFLAKPLLKLKIFTVTQVLEKRYNPMARQASAVIMLAYALMIGVTSILAIGTVLQVLFGLPFWISVLLGGGVVVVYSTIGGMWSLTLTDIVQFVIKTVGLMFILLPICLYRVGGWDELVAKLPASSFSFTAIGWDTIITYFMIYFFGILIGQDIWQRVFTARDEKVAKYAGTFAGFYCILYGLACALIGMAAHVLIPDLDNVNNAFAAIVKMSLPDGIRGLVIAAALAAMMSTASAGLLAASTVLTEDLLPRLRGGKQSSLNINRLFTLLTGIAVLGIALVVSDVISALTLAYNLLVGGMLIPLIGAIFWKRATTSGAITSMTLGFATALAFMIKDGLDANTPIYYSLAVGLVSFVLVSLLSRRPEAVAARAA, translated from the coding sequence ATGGCTTTGGATTTATTCGTCGTACTCATCTACGCCGCCGGCATGCTTGTGCTCGGCTATTACGGCATGCGCCGCGCCAAGACCCACGAAGACTACCTGGTAGCCGGGCGCAACCTGGGCCCGACGCTGTACATGGGCACCATGGCCGCCACGGTATTGGGCGGTGCATCCACCGTCGGCACCGTGCGCCTGGGCTATGTGCACGGCATCTCCGGCTTCTGGCTATGCGCCGCGCTGGGCATGGGGATCATTGCGCTGAACCTGTTCCTGGCCAAGCCGCTGCTGAAGTTGAAGATTTTCACCGTGACCCAGGTGCTGGAAAAACGCTACAACCCCATGGCCCGCCAGGCCAGTGCAGTGATCATGCTGGCCTACGCGCTGATGATCGGTGTGACCTCGATCCTGGCCATCGGCACCGTGCTGCAAGTGCTGTTCGGCCTGCCGTTCTGGATTTCGGTGCTGTTGGGCGGTGGCGTGGTGGTGGTGTATTCGACCATCGGCGGCATGTGGTCGCTGACCCTCACCGACATCGTGCAGTTCGTGATCAAGACCGTCGGCCTGATGTTTATCCTGCTGCCGATCTGCCTGTACCGCGTCGGCGGCTGGGACGAACTGGTGGCCAAGCTACCGGCGTCAAGCTTCAGCTTCACCGCGATCGGCTGGGACACGATCATCACCTACTTCATGATCTACTTCTTCGGCATCCTGATCGGCCAGGATATCTGGCAACGGGTGTTCACCGCCCGTGACGAAAAGGTTGCCAAGTATGCCGGCACCTTCGCGGGTTTCTACTGCATCCTTTATGGCCTGGCGTGCGCACTGATCGGCATGGCCGCCCATGTGCTGATTCCAGACCTGGATAACGTCAACAACGCGTTTGCGGCCATCGTGAAAATGTCGCTGCCCGACGGAATCCGGGGCCTGGTGATTGCCGCTGCACTGGCCGCGATGATGTCCACTGCCAGCGCCGGCCTGCTGGCGGCCTCCACTGTATTGACCGAAGACCTGCTGCCGCGTTTGCGCGGGGGTAAACAATCGAGCCTGAACATCAATCGCCTGTTCACCCTGCTGACCGGTATTGCCGTGCTGGGCATTGCGCTGGTGGTGAGCGATGTGATCAGCGCCCTGACCCTGGCCTACAACCTGTTGGTGGGCGGCATGCTGATCCCCCTGATCGGGGCGATTTTCTGGAAACGTGCAACGACGTCGGGGGCAATCACCTCGATGACCCTGGGCTTTGCGACCGCACTGGCGTTCATGATCAAGGATGGCTTGGACGCGAACACGCCGATCTACTACAGCCTGGCGGTAGGCCTGGTGAGTTTTGTGCTGGTGAGTTTGCTCTCGCGCCGACCGGAAGCGGTGGCGGCTCGGGCGGCTTAA
- a CDS encoding PA1414 family protein: protein MKEKIQNWLHDVGVALGLIEPPLQPVPIRTDDEQRRPRRR from the coding sequence ATGAAAGAGAAAATCCAAAACTGGCTCCACGACGTTGGAGTTGCACTGGGCTTGATCGAGCCGCCGCTGCAACCGGTGCCCATTCGTACGGATGACGAGCAGCGTCGGCCACGTCGCCGGTAG
- a CDS encoding LysR family transcriptional regulator, with product MEFSQLRIFQAVAEEGSITRAAERLHRVPSNLSTRLKQMEEQLGVELFVRERQRLQLSPAGKVLLDYSTRLLALHDEAHGAVQGGQPAGDFVLGSMYSTAAVHLPKLLARYHKSYPMVNLQVQSAPSGELLEGLITGRLDAAFVDGPVTVATLDGVPLCEERLVLICEADHPPVRGPQDVAGRSVFTFRRSCAYRTRLETWFSHERVAMGRAIEIESYQGMLACVIAGSGVALMSESMLESLPGKDSVSVHPLTGPFATATTWLMWRKGMLGANLNAWIDLQQEGKAELLPDTRAIA from the coding sequence ATGGAGTTCAGTCAATTGCGGATTTTCCAGGCCGTGGCCGAAGAGGGCTCCATTACCCGGGCAGCCGAGCGCCTGCACCGGGTGCCGTCCAACCTGTCGACCCGCCTCAAGCAGATGGAGGAACAGTTGGGCGTAGAGCTGTTCGTGCGCGAGCGTCAGCGTTTGCAGCTTTCTCCTGCCGGCAAGGTGTTGCTGGACTACAGCACCCGTCTGCTGGCACTGCATGACGAAGCCCATGGCGCCGTGCAGGGCGGGCAACCGGCTGGTGATTTTGTCCTCGGCAGCATGTACAGCACGGCGGCGGTGCACTTGCCGAAGCTGTTGGCGCGTTATCACAAGTCGTATCCGATGGTGAACTTGCAGGTGCAATCGGCGCCCAGCGGTGAGCTGCTCGAAGGGCTGATCACCGGGCGCCTGGATGCGGCCTTTGTGGACGGGCCAGTCACGGTCGCCACGTTGGACGGCGTGCCCTTGTGCGAAGAGCGCCTGGTCCTTATCTGCGAGGCTGATCACCCGCCGGTGCGCGGGCCGCAGGATGTTGCCGGGCGTTCGGTGTTCACTTTCCGACGCAGTTGCGCCTACCGTACGCGCCTGGAAACGTGGTTTTCCCACGAGCGGGTGGCCATGGGGCGCGCCATCGAGATCGAGTCCTATCAAGGCATGCTGGCGTGCGTGATCGCCGGTTCCGGCGTGGCGCTGATGTCCGAATCCATGCTTGAGAGCCTGCCGGGCAAGGACAGCGTGTCCGTTCATCCGTTGACAGGGCCTTTTGCCACTGCGACGACCTGGCTGATGTGGCGAAAGGGTATGCTCGGCGCTAACCTCAATGCGTGGATCGACCTGCAACAAGAGGGCAAGGCCGAGTTATTGCCAGACACGCGCGCGATTGCTTGA
- a CDS encoding YbfB/YjiJ family MFS transporter produces MSPLIRLLASFIALMMAMGIGRFALTPQLPHLLSEGQIDLTGAGLIAAANYLGYFVGAVDSIFARSHHHVRGRLYGGLWLCVLLTFASYWAHGFWPHLLLRFGTGVASAWALVMITSLSQPLAIAAGRPRLGALVFAGPGLGILLTGLLALGSNLLGQDSATLWLVYGVVALLMLLAILPFLPKPAAGTPLASHTDASSNGSIAHLCWIYVLYGLGYIIPATFLSQMASAQFKGAWQADLFWPCFGLAAALGVVVASLRRKDPDTTRRWLMTTLWLQAAGVFACLLGNGWGLALGVLLCGAPFLACMQLVMARLRDVAPHGYQRSTGLLTASFAMGQLSGPLLASVSSRLSGGLQPALVIAGAGLLLAGGILLSPQPAALAREPAHAVPTPGKTAHPGSTR; encoded by the coding sequence ATGTCCCCGCTGATCCGCTTACTCGCCAGTTTTATCGCCTTGATGATGGCCATGGGCATTGGCCGCTTCGCCCTCACCCCGCAGCTGCCGCACCTGCTCAGCGAAGGGCAGATCGACCTGACCGGCGCCGGGCTGATTGCCGCCGCCAACTACCTCGGTTACTTCGTCGGTGCGGTGGATTCGATCTTCGCCCGCAGCCACCACCATGTGCGCGGCCGCCTGTATGGCGGGCTGTGGCTGTGCGTGTTGCTGACGTTCGCGTCGTATTGGGCCCACGGGTTCTGGCCGCACCTGCTGTTGCGCTTTGGTACCGGCGTCGCCAGTGCCTGGGCGCTGGTGATGATCACCAGCCTGAGCCAGCCGCTGGCGATCGCCGCCGGACGTCCACGCCTGGGAGCCCTGGTGTTTGCCGGGCCTGGGCTGGGGATTCTGTTGACCGGCCTGCTGGCGCTGGGCTCCAACCTGTTGGGCCAAGATTCCGCAACGTTGTGGCTGGTGTATGGCGTCGTCGCGCTGCTGATGTTGCTGGCGATCCTGCCCTTTCTACCGAAGCCCGCCGCTGGCACACCGCTGGCCAGCCATACGGATGCAAGCAGCAACGGCAGCATTGCACACCTGTGCTGGATCTATGTGTTGTACGGTTTGGGCTACATCATTCCGGCGACCTTCCTGTCGCAGATGGCCAGCGCGCAGTTCAAGGGGGCCTGGCAGGCCGACCTGTTCTGGCCATGCTTTGGCCTGGCGGCGGCGCTTGGCGTGGTGGTCGCGAGCCTGCGTCGCAAAGACCCAGACACCACCCGCCGCTGGCTGATGACCACCTTATGGCTGCAAGCCGCCGGGGTCTTCGCCTGCTTGCTGGGCAATGGCTGGGGGTTGGCGCTGGGCGTGTTGCTGTGCGGCGCGCCGTTCCTGGCGTGCATGCAACTGGTGATGGCGCGCCTGCGAGATGTGGCGCCCCACGGTTACCAGCGCAGCACCGGGCTGCTCACCGCCAGCTTTGCCATGGGCCAACTGAGCGGCCCGTTGCTGGCGTCGGTAAGCAGCCGCCTCAGCGGCGGCCTGCAGCCGGCGCTGGTGATCGCCGGCGCTGGCTTGTTGCTGGCGGGCGGGATTCTGCTCAGCCCGCAACCAGCGGCGCTGGCTCGCGAACCCGCTCACGCCGTGCCAACACCAGGAAAAACAGCCCACCCAGGAAGCACCCGGTAA
- a CDS encoding NCS1 family nucleobase:cation symporter-1: MTEQLPKGYSPRLYNQDLGPLPQKWTWYNIFAFWMSDVHSVGGYVFAASLFALGLASWQVLIALLAGICIVQLIANLVAKPSQQAAVPYPVICRLAFGVFGANIPAVIRGLIAVAWYGIQTYLASSALIIVVLRFFPQMAVYAEPHFAGLSYLGWFGFLSLWVLQAAVFWAGMESIRRFIDWAGPVVYAVMFALAGWIVWKAGWANISFTLSEKSLSGWQAFGQVIVATALVVSYFSGPTLNFGDFSRYCRSMHDVRRGNFWGLPVNFLAFSLVTVVIVSGTLPVFGEMLHDPIATVSRIDNSMAVLLGAFAFVTATIGINIVANFVSPAFDFANVAPSKISWRAGGMIAAVASIFITPWNLFNNPLMIHYTLDILAAFIGPLFGILLVDFYLIKKQQIDVDALFDDSPSGRYYFDGGVNWTAVKALVPATLVGVAITFTPALQGVANFAWFTGCFLGGLFFLVLARRERVREPAPLVAG, encoded by the coding sequence ATGACCGAACAATTGCCCAAAGGCTACAGCCCGCGCCTGTACAACCAGGACCTGGGCCCACTGCCGCAAAAATGGACCTGGTACAACATCTTTGCCTTCTGGATGAGCGACGTGCACAGCGTCGGCGGCTATGTATTCGCGGCCAGCCTGTTCGCCCTCGGCCTCGCCAGTTGGCAGGTGTTGATCGCCTTGCTGGCGGGTATCTGCATCGTGCAATTGATTGCCAACCTGGTGGCCAAGCCGAGCCAGCAAGCGGCGGTGCCGTATCCGGTGATTTGCCGGCTGGCCTTTGGCGTGTTTGGCGCGAATATTCCTGCGGTGATCCGCGGCTTGATCGCCGTGGCCTGGTATGGGATTCAGACGTACCTGGCGTCGAGTGCCTTGATCATTGTGGTGCTGCGCTTTTTCCCACAAATGGCGGTGTATGCAGAGCCGCATTTCGCCGGCTTGTCTTACTTGGGCTGGTTTGGTTTCCTTAGTCTGTGGGTGCTCCAGGCGGCTGTGTTCTGGGCTGGCATGGAGTCCATCCGCCGCTTTATCGACTGGGCGGGGCCGGTAGTGTACGCGGTGATGTTTGCCCTGGCCGGCTGGATCGTGTGGAAGGCGGGCTGGGCGAATATCAGCTTCACGCTGTCGGAAAAATCCCTGTCTGGCTGGCAGGCATTTGGCCAGGTGATTGTGGCGACGGCCTTGGTGGTGTCCTACTTCTCCGGGCCAACCCTGAATTTCGGCGACTTCAGCCGTTACTGCCGCAGCATGCACGATGTACGGCGCGGTAATTTCTGGGGGCTGCCGGTGAATTTCCTGGCGTTTTCCTTGGTGACCGTGGTGATCGTGTCGGGCACCTTGCCGGTGTTTGGCGAAATGCTCCACGACCCGATTGCCACCGTCTCGCGTATCGATAACAGCATGGCGGTGCTGCTCGGCGCCTTCGCCTTCGTCACCGCGACCATCGGCATCAACATTGTCGCCAACTTCGTGTCCCCGGCGTTTGACTTCGCCAACGTCGCGCCGAGCAAAATCAGCTGGCGTGCCGGTGGGATGATCGCGGCGGTGGCGTCGATTTTCATCACCCCGTGGAACCTGTTCAATAACCCGCTGATGATCCACTACACCCTGGATATCCTTGCGGCGTTCATTGGCCCGCTGTTCGGGATTCTGCTGGTGGATTTCTACCTGATCAAAAAGCAGCAGATCGACGTGGATGCACTGTTCGATGACAGCCCGAGCGGGCGTTATTACTTCGACGGCGGCGTGAACTGGACGGCGGTCAAGGCGCTGGTGCCCGCGACGCTGGTGGGCGTCGCGATCACCTTCACCCCGGCGTTGCAGGGCGTGGCCAATTTCGCCTGGTTTACCGGGTGCTTCCTGGGTGGGCTGTTTTTCCTGGTGTTGGCACGGCGTGAGCGGGTTCGCGAGCCAGCGCCGCTGGTTGCGGGCTGA
- a CDS encoding DUF2177 family protein, with protein MSRKSLFAYLGTLLAFLLLDGLWLGVLMGPTYKTLLGSLMLDQPRLLPAVLFYLLYALGCVVFVVLPSGSWQRAARLGALLGLVAYGTYDLSNWATLQGWSAGLAVMDMAWGTFLTAACCTVGYLCAHRVHQ; from the coding sequence ATGTCCAGAAAATCGCTGTTTGCTTACCTCGGCACCTTGCTGGCTTTTTTGCTGCTCGATGGCCTCTGGCTCGGCGTCCTCATGGGGCCGACCTACAAAACCCTGCTCGGCTCGCTGATGCTTGATCAGCCGCGCCTGCTCCCCGCCGTACTCTTCTATCTACTGTATGCCCTCGGTTGCGTGGTGTTCGTGGTCCTGCCAAGCGGCAGTTGGCAACGGGCTGCACGCCTGGGCGCATTACTGGGCCTGGTCGCCTACGGCACCTACGACCTGAGCAACTGGGCCACCTTGCAAGGTTGGTCTGCCGGTTTGGCGGTGATGGACATGGCGTGGGGCACCTTCCTCACGGCGGCATGTTGTACGGTTGGCTATCTGTGTGCACATCGAGTGCACCAATGA
- a CDS encoding S1 RNA-binding domain-containing protein, giving the protein MALVGRYNSLQVVKHTNFGLYLDGAQDGEILLPNRYIPKDIPSEDEDWLNVFIYLDSDDKLIATTEKPKVQVGEFASLKVVEVNSIGVFLDWGLPKDLLLPYSEEKRQMTAGEYCVVHVYLDKHTKRITATARLDRYLDKTPANYQVGQEVDLLVAEATDMGFKAIINNKHWGLIHKNEVFKFLRPGKEEKGFIKEIRADGNISLSLQPVGQEAASSLNSKILAKLRENNGSLPVSDKSDPAVISNLFGVSKGNFKKAIGALYKQGQIVIHADRIELS; this is encoded by the coding sequence ATGGCTTTAGTCGGGCGCTACAACAGTTTGCAAGTGGTTAAACACACTAACTTCGGTTTGTACCTGGACGGTGCGCAAGACGGTGAAATCCTCTTGCCTAATCGGTACATCCCCAAAGATATTCCCAGTGAAGATGAAGACTGGCTTAACGTTTTCATCTATCTGGACAGCGATGACAAACTTATCGCCACGACTGAAAAGCCGAAAGTTCAAGTGGGCGAGTTCGCCAGTTTGAAAGTAGTCGAAGTCAATAGCATTGGTGTATTCCTCGACTGGGGTTTGCCCAAGGATCTGTTGCTGCCGTATTCGGAAGAAAAGCGCCAGATGACCGCTGGTGAATATTGTGTCGTGCATGTCTACCTCGACAAGCACACCAAGCGCATCACCGCGACGGCGCGGCTTGATCGTTACCTGGACAAGACCCCCGCCAACTACCAGGTGGGCCAGGAAGTCGACCTGTTGGTGGCCGAGGCGACCGACATGGGCTTCAAGGCAATCATCAACAACAAGCACTGGGGCCTGATCCACAAGAACGAAGTGTTCAAGTTCCTGCGTCCGGGCAAGGAAGAAAAAGGCTTTATCAAAGAGATCCGCGCCGACGGCAATATCAGCCTGAGCCTGCAACCGGTTGGTCAGGAAGCGGCGTCGAGCCTCAACTCGAAGATCCTCGCCAAGTTGCGTGAAAACAACGGCTCCCTGCCGGTCAGCGACAAGAGCGACCCGGCCGTGATCAGCAACTTGTTTGGCGTGAGCAAGGGTAACTTCAAGAAGGCGATTGGCGCACTGTACAAGCAGGGCCAGATCGTGATCCACGCGGATCGCATTGAACTAAGCTGA
- a CDS encoding TorF family putative porin — MLKPCIFLLAALAASPLAEAQIFQRELGDFDLKLGTTPSRSMAQGLVKPTSPGSDAFHGGLDLSHDSGLYFGQFSPSMGLSPSSNLEVDSYMGFKHPFDQTLGYEVGLIHYSYPKLSPLDSQEFYGGLNLLGNRFGASFSNDPDRQDSTLFADLGGTQPFGIGVSMKYTTHQLGTPVSVAGGSISTFSDWSVQFSRQWMGVDLNLIYSDSSLSGGDCSAYSGHNSQCDGLLTLKAARSFY; from the coding sequence ATGCTCAAACCCTGCATTTTCCTGCTTGCCGCCCTGGCCGCCAGCCCCCTTGCCGAAGCGCAGATTTTCCAGCGTGAATTGGGCGACTTCGACCTGAAATTAGGCACCACGCCCAGCCGCAGCATGGCCCAAGGCCTGGTCAAGCCGACCTCACCGGGCAGCGACGCGTTTCATGGCGGCCTCGACCTGAGCCACGACAGTGGCCTGTATTTCGGCCAGTTTTCACCGAGCATGGGCCTGTCCCCCAGCAGCAACCTTGAAGTCGACTCCTACATGGGCTTCAAACACCCCTTCGACCAGACCCTGGGCTACGAAGTGGGCTTGATCCACTACAGCTACCCCAAACTCAGCCCCCTCGACAGCCAGGAGTTCTACGGCGGCCTGAACCTGCTGGGCAACCGCTTCGGCGCCTCCTTCAGCAATGACCCGGACCGCCAGGACAGCACGCTGTTTGCCGACCTCGGCGGTACGCAGCCCTTCGGCATCGGCGTCAGCATGAAATACACCACCCATCAGTTGGGCACCCCGGTTTCGGTGGCAGGCGGTTCCATCAGCACTTTCAGCGACTGGTCGGTGCAGTTCTCGCGGCAGTGGATGGGCGTTGACCTGAACCTGATCTACAGCGACTCCAGCCTCAGCGGCGGCGACTGCTCGGCCTACTCTGGACACAATTCGCAATGCGATGGCCTGTTGACGCTGAAGGCTGCGCGGTCGTTTTATTAA
- a CDS encoding DUF6279 family lipoprotein → MLRRLKLLLVLLSLSLVLASCSRVGLAYRNLDVIIPWTLNDYLDMNAGQKSWFNDKLKEHLAWHCTTQLPGYLDWLDRLQQMADDNQVTDAALKARTVEAEQAIADVAREITPSAIELLKGLDDQQVQEMNNALAKDLRKRQDEYLKPPLEQQIKERATRMSKRLDTWMGPLSTSQQNRVTAWSIALGDQNQEWIGNRARWQAQFIDAVQQRQSADFPQKMRQLLVDRESLWTPEYRAAYAQTEAAARSLIVDLMAESTVQQRLKLTQKIDGVRSDFKALKCFKAAAI, encoded by the coding sequence ATGCTGCGTCGGCTAAAACTACTGTTGGTGTTGCTGAGCCTGAGCCTGGTGCTCGCCAGTTGCAGCCGCGTGGGCCTGGCCTACCGCAACCTTGATGTGATCATTCCCTGGACCCTCAATGACTACCTGGACATGAATGCCGGGCAGAAGAGCTGGTTCAACGACAAACTCAAGGAACACCTGGCCTGGCACTGCACCACACAATTGCCCGGCTACCTGGACTGGCTGGACCGCCTGCAACAAATGGCCGATGACAACCAGGTCACCGATGCCGCGTTGAAGGCCCGTACGGTCGAAGCCGAGCAAGCCATCGCCGACGTCGCCCGTGAGATCACCCCGTCAGCCATCGAGCTGCTCAAAGGGCTGGATGATCAACAGGTCCAAGAGATGAACAACGCCTTGGCCAAGGACCTGCGCAAACGCCAGGACGAATACCTCAAGCCGCCGCTGGAGCAGCAGATCAAGGAGCGCGCCACGCGCATGAGCAAACGCCTGGACACGTGGATGGGCCCGCTGAGTACCAGCCAGCAAAACCGCGTGACCGCCTGGTCCATTGCCTTGGGTGATCAGAATCAAGAGTGGATCGGCAACCGGGCCCGGTGGCAGGCGCAATTTATCGACGCGGTGCAGCAACGCCAAAGCGCCGACTTCCCGCAGAAGATGCGGCAATTGCTGGTGGATCGCGAGAGCCTGTGGACCCCGGAGTATCGCGCGGCCTATGCACAGACAGAAGCTGCGGCGCGTAGCCTGATAGTCGACTTGATGGCTGAAAGTACTGTGCAGCAGCGGCTGAAGCTGACGCAAAAAATCGACGGCGTGCGCAGCGACTTCAAAGCCCTCAAATGCTTCAAGGCCGCCGCAATTTAA
- a CDS encoding transcriptional regulator → MTTYNWDLIERLLHEVQNGEGSFAPRKYAEQEAAEKATAGEDTGNLDTLKKTAADYEALLFKRGFIETRPEDEGGNGENFILTPLGAQLLALIDSSIPGNDHPRQVLDEQADALDPATFAEVASKAQIA, encoded by the coding sequence ATGACGACTTACAACTGGGATTTGATCGAACGTTTGCTGCACGAAGTGCAGAACGGCGAAGGCAGCTTCGCTCCGCGCAAATACGCCGAGCAGGAAGCCGCCGAGAAGGCCACGGCGGGCGAAGACACGGGTAACCTGGACACACTGAAAAAGACTGCTGCGGATTACGAGGCGCTGCTGTTCAAGCGTGGGTTTATTGAGACGCGACCAGAGGATGAGGGCGGCAACGGGGAGAATTTCATTTTGACCCCGTTGGGCGCGCAATTGCTGGCGCTGATCGACAGCTCGATCCCGGGCAACGACCACCCACGCCAGGTCCTGGATGAACAGGCGGATGCGCTGGACCCGGCGACCTTTGCTGAAGTGGCCTCCAAGGCACAGATAGCCTGA
- a CDS encoding DEAD/DEAH box helicase, with protein MFSQFALHERLLKAVAELKFVEPTPVQAAAIPLALEGRDLRVTAQTGSGKTAAFVLPVLNRLIGPAKVRVSIKTLILLPTRELAQQTLKEVERFSQFTFIKSGIITGGEDFKVQAAMLRKVPDILIGTPGRMIEQLNAGNLDLKEVEVLVLDEADRMLDMGFADDVQRLVAECVNRQQTMLFSATTGGSTLRDMVAKVLNNPEHLQVNNVSDLNATTRQQIVTADHNVHKEQILNWLLANETYQKAIVFTNTRAAADRIYGRLVAQEYKAFVLHGEKDQKDRKLAIDRLKAGGVKILVATDVAARGLDVDGLDLVINFDMPRSGDEYVHRIGRTGRAGNDGLAISLICHGDWNLMSSIERYLKQSFERRTIKEVKGTYTGPKKVKASGKAVGVKKKKTDAKGDKKKTGAKSPTKRKIANRPKTDNLSLVSKDGMAPLKRRKPEAPAAE; from the coding sequence GTGTTTTCCCAATTCGCCCTGCACGAACGCCTGCTCAAAGCCGTGGCCGAGCTTAAATTTGTCGAGCCTACGCCTGTGCAAGCAGCGGCCATCCCGCTCGCGCTCGAAGGGCGTGACCTGCGGGTGACGGCGCAAACCGGTAGCGGCAAGACCGCCGCTTTCGTCCTGCCGGTTCTGAATCGCCTGATCGGCCCGGCCAAGGTCCGCGTCAGCATCAAGACCCTGATCCTGCTGCCGACCCGCGAGCTGGCCCAGCAGACCTTGAAGGAAGTGGAGCGCTTTTCGCAGTTCACCTTCATCAAGTCCGGCATCATTACCGGCGGCGAAGACTTCAAGGTCCAGGCCGCCATGCTGCGCAAGGTGCCGGATATCCTGATCGGTACTCCGGGCCGCATGATCGAGCAACTCAACGCCGGCAACCTCGACCTCAAGGAAGTCGAAGTGCTGGTGCTGGACGAAGCCGACCGCATGCTCGACATGGGCTTTGCCGACGACGTGCAGCGTCTGGTGGCCGAGTGCGTCAACCGCCAGCAGACCATGCTGTTCTCCGCCACCACCGGCGGTTCGACCCTGCGCGACATGGTCGCCAAGGTCCTGAACAACCCTGAGCACCTGCAGGTCAACAACGTCAGCGACCTGAACGCGACCACGCGTCAGCAGATCGTCACCGCTGACCACAACGTGCACAAAGAGCAGATCCTCAACTGGCTGCTGGCCAACGAGACTTACCAGAAAGCCATTGTGTTCACTAACACCCGCGCTGCGGCTGACCGTATCTACGGTCGCCTGGTGGCCCAGGAATACAAGGCGTTCGTGCTGCACGGCGAAAAAGACCAGAAGGATCGCAAGCTGGCCATCGACCGCCTGAAGGCTGGCGGCGTGAAGATCCTGGTGGCTACCGACGTCGCCGCGCGCGGCCTGGACGTTGACGGCCTGGACCTGGTGATCAACTTCGACATGCCGCGCAGCGGCGACGAATACGTGCACCGTATCGGCCGTACCGGGCGTGCCGGTAACGATGGCCTGGCCATCTCGCTGATCTGTCACGGCGACTGGAACCTGATGTCGAGCATCGAGCGCTACCTCAAGCAGTCGTTCGAGCGCCGCACTATCAAGGAAGTCAAAGGCACCTACACCGGGCCGAAGAAGGTCAAGGCGTCGGGCAAGGCCGTTGGCGTGAAGAAGAAAAAGACCGACGCCAAGGGTGACAAGAAGAAAACCGGCGCCAAGTCGCCGACCAAGCGCAAGATCGCCAACCGGCCGAAGACCGACAACCTGTCGCTCGTCAGCAAGGACGGCATGGCACCGCTCAAGCGCCGCAAGCCTGAAGCACCGGCTGCCGAGTAA